A region of Pseudarthrobacter sp. NIBRBAC000502770 DNA encodes the following proteins:
- a CDS encoding penicillin-binding protein 2, with the protein MNQAIRHSWVAAVAMFALLFGAISYVQVVGADDLKTNPLNQRAILQNYCNDRGSIIVGGTPVAESAETGSETCKFQRTYPQPELYAGITGYFSKNYGATGLEQTMGAELAGNSDQLFLDRVGQLFLGNQPKGASVELTIDPQIQQLAYSLIPDGQRGSIVVTNPKTGAILAMASKPSYNPNLVATQDAAAERANINELVKVPGINLNQNVSGPTGELLAPGSVFKLVDTAAALASGKYNKDSVLPNPAEMPFDGIQYKLPNYAGGNCYTRDTASFAFALQQSCNTPFASIALDLGRDAIAAQAKKFGFGEDVGGLLKLGHAAGNGFPDNLDKPGLAQSAIGQKDVRVTPLQVNMMTNAIANGGAQMAPSLVKTLRSPDLRVIDEPQPSQLRTSTTPEIAKQITEWMTSVVTDGIAKGAAVPGVQVAGKTGTAELGNGTNNSWFTGFAPADNPKVSVTIVMEGVDIYAGAKLTSPNAKKIFEAVLNK; encoded by the coding sequence ATGAACCAGGCAATTCGACACTCATGGGTAGCGGCAGTTGCCATGTTTGCGCTGCTCTTCGGCGCCATCAGTTATGTGCAGGTGGTGGGCGCCGACGACCTCAAGACCAATCCGCTGAACCAGCGCGCCATCCTGCAGAACTACTGCAACGACCGCGGTTCCATCATCGTGGGCGGCACTCCCGTGGCTGAGTCGGCGGAAACCGGTTCGGAGACGTGCAAATTCCAGCGGACCTATCCGCAGCCGGAACTCTACGCCGGCATCACCGGCTACTTCTCGAAGAATTACGGAGCCACGGGCCTCGAGCAGACCATGGGCGCCGAGCTGGCAGGGAACTCCGACCAGCTCTTCCTTGACCGGGTGGGCCAGCTCTTCCTGGGAAACCAGCCCAAGGGCGCGTCGGTGGAACTCACCATCGATCCGCAGATCCAGCAGCTTGCCTACAGCCTGATCCCGGACGGCCAGCGCGGTTCGATCGTGGTCACCAACCCCAAGACCGGTGCCATCCTGGCGATGGCGTCCAAGCCTTCCTACAACCCCAACCTGGTGGCCACGCAGGACGCAGCCGCGGAACGGGCCAACATCAACGAGTTGGTCAAGGTCCCTGGCATCAACCTGAACCAGAACGTCAGTGGTCCCACCGGCGAACTCCTCGCCCCGGGTTCGGTCTTCAAGCTCGTGGATACGGCCGCGGCCTTGGCGTCGGGGAAGTACAACAAGGACAGCGTCCTGCCGAACCCTGCGGAGATGCCCTTTGACGGCATCCAGTACAAGCTGCCCAACTACGCCGGGGGCAACTGCTACACCAGGGACACCGCCAGCTTCGCCTTCGCCCTGCAGCAGTCCTGCAATACGCCGTTCGCCAGCATCGCCCTGGACCTAGGCCGCGACGCCATCGCCGCCCAGGCCAAGAAGTTCGGGTTCGGCGAAGACGTGGGAGGCCTGCTGAAGCTGGGCCACGCAGCGGGAAACGGGTTCCCTGACAACCTGGACAAGCCCGGGCTCGCCCAGTCCGCCATCGGCCAGAAGGATGTCCGGGTCACGCCGCTGCAGGTCAACATGATGACGAACGCCATCGCCAACGGCGGCGCCCAGATGGCGCCAAGCCTCGTCAAGACCCTCCGGTCCCCGGACCTGCGCGTCATTGACGAGCCGCAGCCCTCGCAGCTCAGGACGTCCACCACCCCGGAAATCGCCAAGCAGATCACCGAATGGATGACCAGCGTGGTGACTGACGGGATTGCCAAGGGCGCCGCCGTCCCGGGCGTCCAGGTCGCAGGCAAGACCGGCACCGCCGAACTCGGAAACGGAACCAACAATTCGTGGTTTACCGGGTTCGCCCCTGCTGACAACCCGAAGGTCAGCGTCACGATCGTCATGGAAGGCGTAGACATCTACGCGGGAGCAAAGCTGACCAGTCCCAACGCGAAGAAGATTTTTGAGGCGGTGTTGAATAAGTGA
- a CDS encoding FtsW/RodA/SpoVE family cell cycle protein yields the protein MSQVSTMPKPRRNVELALLLVALAVGIGANMMVGVDQEKAFDSDFWFQSSLLAVAALVFHGVLRFRAKYADPVILPIVIALNGLGLAMIHRLDAPGEDTGNNQLRWTLIAMAVAIAVVFFLKDHRILRRFTFISLAASALLLILPLVPGISAGEILGARVWIRFGSMTFQPGEVAKITLAIFFAGYLSSNRDLILLAGRKIGPMQFPRFKDMGPMVTAWLVSIGVLVFQRDLGSSLLFFGLFIVMIYVATSRISWVVIGLALILGGGFVAAQVFSHVQQRVYGWLNAFSPDVYENGSRQVIEGLFGMANGGLVGTGLGQGRPDLVPFANSDMIIASLGEELGLIGLFAIVLLYLLFVTRGFRAALGTRDAFGKLLACGLSLAVALQCFVVIGGVTRLIPLTGLTTPFLAAGGSSLLANWIIVGLLLLISHAARGPVDTTPLPPAGAAAANGIDTPTEAVKQA from the coding sequence ATGAGCCAGGTAAGCACCATGCCCAAGCCTCGCCGCAACGTCGAACTGGCGTTGCTGCTGGTGGCCCTCGCCGTGGGCATCGGCGCCAACATGATGGTAGGCGTGGACCAGGAAAAGGCCTTCGACTCCGACTTCTGGTTCCAGTCGAGCCTCCTGGCAGTGGCCGCGCTCGTTTTCCACGGCGTCCTGCGTTTCCGGGCGAAATATGCCGATCCAGTAATACTCCCGATTGTGATCGCACTGAACGGCTTGGGCCTGGCGATGATCCACCGCCTGGACGCTCCCGGCGAGGACACGGGGAACAACCAGCTCCGGTGGACCCTCATTGCCATGGCCGTGGCCATCGCCGTGGTGTTCTTCCTCAAGGACCACCGCATCCTCCGGCGGTTCACCTTCATTTCGCTGGCGGCTTCGGCTCTTTTGCTGATCCTGCCGCTTGTCCCGGGAATCAGCGCCGGGGAAATCCTGGGCGCCCGGGTGTGGATCCGGTTCGGCTCGATGACGTTCCAGCCGGGCGAGGTCGCCAAGATTACGCTGGCTATATTCTTTGCCGGGTATCTTTCGTCCAACCGTGACCTGATCCTGCTTGCGGGCCGCAAGATCGGCCCCATGCAGTTCCCGCGGTTCAAGGACATGGGGCCCATGGTCACGGCCTGGCTGGTCAGTATCGGTGTGCTGGTGTTCCAGCGCGACCTGGGCTCGTCCCTGCTGTTCTTCGGCCTGTTCATCGTGATGATCTACGTGGCCACCAGCCGGATCAGCTGGGTGGTGATCGGACTGGCGCTGATCCTGGGCGGCGGCTTCGTGGCGGCACAGGTCTTTTCCCATGTGCAGCAGCGCGTCTACGGCTGGCTCAACGCCTTCTCCCCCGATGTCTATGAGAACGGCAGCCGGCAAGTCATCGAGGGCCTGTTCGGCATGGCCAACGGCGGCCTGGTGGGTACCGGCCTTGGCCAGGGCCGTCCGGACCTGGTCCCGTTCGCCAACAGCGACATGATCATCGCCTCGCTGGGCGAAGAACTGGGACTGATCGGGCTGTTCGCCATCGTGCTGCTCTACCTGCTGTTCGTCACGCGCGGTTTCCGGGCAGCCCTGGGCACCCGCGACGCGTTCGGAAAGCTCCTCGCCTGCGGCCTGTCCCTCGCCGTGGCCCTCCAGTGCTTCGTGGTGATCGGCGGCGTCACGCGCCTCATTCCCCTGACCGGGCTTACCACCCCGTTCCTGGCGGCGGGCGGCTCGTCCCTCCTGGCCAACTGGATCATCGTGGGGCTGCTCCTGTTGATTTCCCACGCTGCCCGCGGGCCGGTGGATACAACCCCGCTCCCACCCGCCGGCGCGGCGGCGGCAAACGGCATTGACACTCCAACCGAGGCGGTGAAGCAGGCATGA
- a CDS encoding PP2C family serine/threonine-protein phosphatase produces MAVPENPATGSSPAQRPLIMRFAARSDVGRIRAKNDDSAYAGRHLAVVADGMGGHAGGDVASAATVLDMIHLDSPDHGDDAGTVLADEIQTANSLLSELVHINPKLAGMGTTVTALLLANGKLHFAHIGDSRAYRLRDGEFKQVSVDHTFVQRLIDEGRLRPEEAETHPHKNVLMRVLGDVDASPELDLDTLDARPGDRWLLCSDGLNYVAAHAVERTVRETHNLHECAETLVELTLEAGSPDNVTVVVVDIVEETPDDVSTAAVEIIPPVQGSKPAAAAEGVPAAATAAAADEPKETHASKPGDATPGSGPAKEPQDGNAANAPQAESGSTDPHLGEHLSAEVLREELASRPHELVGAAAAAAESGSIPTVAGRTVARRAATLLTHKAEPADGEDALPALRPRRWLTWSIAAAVLVVVAVGLWLGYAWTQTRYYVGEFDSRVAIYNGVSQRLGPIQLSSLEAVTDIRMDSLPPFSQQRVRQTVPANDLYDAQRIVKNLELTGTTSPEEECPKVSASPTPAPGSAPPATAAAPPPATDASAPAPAPPAPSPSPTPTITCEAAK; encoded by the coding sequence GTGGCCGTTCCCGAAAACCCCGCAACCGGCTCCAGTCCGGCGCAGCGGCCTCTCATCATGCGCTTCGCCGCGCGGTCGGATGTTGGCCGGATACGTGCCAAGAATGACGATTCCGCCTACGCCGGCCGGCACCTTGCCGTCGTCGCGGACGGCATGGGAGGACATGCGGGCGGCGACGTCGCCTCGGCCGCAACCGTCCTGGACATGATCCACCTGGACAGCCCGGACCATGGTGACGATGCCGGAACGGTCCTGGCGGACGAGATCCAGACCGCCAATTCCCTCCTCTCCGAGCTGGTGCACATCAACCCGAAGCTTGCGGGCATGGGTACCACCGTCACCGCCCTCCTGCTGGCCAACGGCAAGCTGCACTTCGCCCACATCGGCGATTCACGCGCTTACCGGCTCCGCGACGGTGAATTCAAGCAGGTCAGCGTGGACCACACCTTCGTCCAGCGGCTTATCGACGAAGGCCGGCTGCGGCCTGAAGAAGCCGAAACGCACCCCCACAAGAACGTCCTCATGCGCGTCCTTGGCGATGTCGACGCCAGCCCCGAACTGGACCTGGACACCCTCGATGCCCGGCCCGGGGACCGCTGGCTGCTGTGCTCCGACGGCCTGAACTACGTTGCCGCGCATGCCGTGGAGCGGACGGTCCGCGAAACCCACAACCTGCATGAATGCGCCGAAACCCTTGTTGAGTTGACCCTTGAGGCCGGTTCCCCTGACAACGTCACCGTGGTCGTGGTGGACATCGTGGAGGAAACGCCCGACGACGTCAGCACGGCCGCCGTCGAAATCATCCCGCCGGTGCAGGGCAGCAAGCCCGCTGCCGCGGCAGAGGGCGTTCCCGCCGCCGCAACGGCAGCCGCCGCGGACGAGCCCAAGGAAACCCACGCCTCCAAACCCGGGGATGCCACTCCCGGCTCCGGGCCAGCCAAGGAACCGCAAGATGGCAACGCCGCCAACGCCCCTCAGGCCGAGTCCGGCAGCACCGACCCCCATCTTGGTGAACACCTCTCTGCCGAGGTCCTGCGGGAGGAACTCGCCTCCCGCCCCCACGAGCTGGTGGGAGCCGCCGCTGCTGCCGCGGAGTCCGGCTCCATCCCCACGGTGGCAGGCCGGACCGTGGCCCGCCGGGCCGCCACGCTCCTCACCCACAAGGCGGAACCGGCGGACGGAGAGGACGCGCTGCCGGCGCTGCGTCCGCGCCGCTGGCTGACCTGGTCCATCGCGGCCGCCGTACTGGTTGTGGTGGCAGTGGGCCTCTGGCTCGGCTACGCCTGGACCCAGACCCGGTACTACGTGGGCGAGTTCGATTCCCGCGTGGCCATCTACAACGGCGTGTCCCAGCGGCTGGGTCCCATCCAGCTGTCCTCCCTTGAAGCGGTGACGGACATCCGGATGGATTCCCTTCCACCCTTCTCGCAGCAGCGGGTCCGCCAGACGGTCCCTGCCAATGACCTGTACGACGCACAGCGCATCGTCAAGAACCTGGAGCTGACCGGGACCACGTCCCCCGAGGAGGAATGCCCCAAGGTGTCCGCTTCCCCGACACCGGCCCCGGGCAGCGCTCCTCCGGCCACCGCGGCAGCCCCGCCGCCGGCAACCGATGCGTCCGCACCTGCCCCTGCACCGCCGGCCCCGTCCCCCTCACCCACTCCGACCATCACCTGCGAGGCGGCCAAATGA
- a CDS encoding FHA domain-containing protein: MSDLTITALRFGFLLLLWVLIFSIVSAMRRDLMLGRKAAAGAPTARQLRRNPELAETPPQPVKQQARQLVVLEGPLKGRTLPLAASPILLGRAQEATLVLEDDYASGRHARLFPQGSRWFIEDLGSTNGTYLGDQQLTRALPVEPGVPVRIGKTVIELRP; encoded by the coding sequence ATGAGCGACCTCACCATCACCGCGCTGCGGTTCGGTTTCCTGCTCCTCCTTTGGGTCCTGATCTTCAGCATCGTCTCCGCCATGCGCCGGGACCTGATGCTGGGCCGCAAGGCTGCAGCTGGCGCACCCACAGCCCGCCAGCTCCGGCGTAACCCCGAACTGGCCGAAACGCCTCCGCAGCCCGTGAAACAGCAGGCCCGGCAGCTGGTGGTGCTGGAAGGACCGCTCAAGGGCAGGACCCTCCCTCTGGCAGCGAGCCCCATCCTGCTGGGACGCGCGCAGGAAGCCACCCTGGTCCTCGAGGACGATTACGCCTCCGGCCGCCATGCCAGGCTCTTCCCCCAGGGAAGCCGCTGGTTCATCGAGGATCTTGGTTCCACCAACGGAACCTACCTGGGAGACCAGCAACTTACCCGTGCCCTGCCTGTCGAGCCAGGGGTACCCGTGAGGATCGGCAAGACGGTCATTGAATTGAGGCCGTAA
- a CDS encoding DUF3662 and FHA domain-containing protein, which yields MGLLDKVERGIEKAVRGVFSTGSKAQVEPVEIASRLRREVDHKALTVAAGRTLVPNVFDVQLSDDDFGRAQEWGTPLAEELCDVVINHVRSQGYTLQGPVRISFRRDAELRAGDFEIASSTEKSQGSGAAQSRPNVPAAPSRQPVRLQPVLDIDGQRYSLNAPSIVLGRSSEADILIEDTGVSRRHLEIRTENGVTSAVDLGSTNGSYVNGQKVSGSTELTDGSTITMGRTKIIFRLLPANQGGHA from the coding sequence ATGGGCCTGCTGGACAAGGTTGAACGTGGCATTGAAAAGGCCGTCCGCGGCGTCTTCTCCACCGGTTCCAAAGCCCAGGTCGAGCCGGTGGAGATCGCCAGCCGGCTCCGCCGCGAGGTGGACCACAAGGCCCTCACCGTGGCCGCCGGACGCACGTTGGTGCCCAATGTCTTCGACGTCCAGCTCAGTGACGATGACTTCGGCAGGGCGCAGGAATGGGGCACGCCCCTGGCTGAAGAACTCTGCGACGTCGTCATCAACCACGTCCGCAGCCAGGGCTACACCCTCCAGGGTCCCGTCCGCATCTCGTTCCGCCGCGACGCGGAACTCCGGGCCGGCGACTTCGAAATCGCTTCCTCGACAGAGAAGTCCCAGGGTTCCGGCGCCGCCCAGTCCAGGCCCAATGTCCCGGCGGCTCCGAGCCGGCAGCCGGTCAGGCTCCAGCCGGTTCTGGATATTGACGGGCAGCGCTACTCGCTGAACGCCCCGTCCATCGTCCTGGGCCGGTCATCCGAGGCAGACATCCTCATCGAAGACACGGGGGTTTCGCGGCGCCACCTGGAGATCCGCACGGAGAACGGAGTCACCAGCGCCGTTGACCTGGGGTCCACCAACGGCAGCTATGTCAACGGCCAAAAGGTCTCCGGAAGCACCGAACTCACTGACGGCTCCACCATCACGATGGGACGGACAAAGATCATCTTCCGCCTGCTTCCTGCCAACCAGGGTGGCCACGCATGA
- a CDS encoding FadR/GntR family transcriptional regulator, whose translation MSRNLTADLAADLRTRIVDGVIQPGGKLPSENTLISEFGVSRTVVRAALTRLQAEGLVETERGRGSFALTPPSDGPLAVPGVRPVATTEDRLHLLAFRMGVETEAAALAARNRTDRQLRAVGTALEAFTESAGHPAHAMKSDFEFHRAVAAASGNPYYSDCLAALGQTMIAMPRTRLMTGVEHYARDHFDQVVQEHRSILEAITDGDEAAAAAAMRSHLANSRRRFKASARLSTRQDASPSDS comes from the coding sequence ATGAGCCGGAACCTCACCGCGGACCTCGCCGCTGACCTTCGCACCCGCATCGTTGACGGCGTGATCCAGCCGGGTGGGAAGCTGCCCAGTGAAAACACCCTGATCAGTGAGTTCGGCGTTAGCCGGACGGTAGTCCGCGCAGCCCTGACGCGCCTCCAGGCCGAAGGTCTCGTGGAAACCGAACGGGGACGGGGCAGCTTCGCGCTCACGCCGCCGTCGGACGGCCCGCTGGCAGTGCCGGGTGTCCGGCCTGTGGCCACCACGGAGGACAGGCTGCACCTGCTGGCTTTCCGTATGGGTGTTGAGACCGAAGCGGCCGCCCTGGCTGCCCGGAACCGTACGGACAGGCAGCTGCGGGCGGTCGGCACGGCACTGGAGGCCTTCACCGAAAGCGCAGGCCACCCCGCCCATGCCATGAAATCGGATTTCGAATTCCACCGGGCGGTGGCGGCAGCCTCCGGCAACCCCTATTACTCCGATTGCCTGGCTGCGCTGGGGCAAACAATGATTGCCATGCCGCGGACCCGCCTGATGACCGGCGTCGAGCATTACGCCCGGGACCATTTCGACCAGGTGGTCCAGGAGCACCGGTCCATCCTTGAGGCGATCACCGATGGCGACGAAGCTGCCGCGGCGGCAGCGATGCGCAGCCACCTGGCCAACTCACGACGCCGGTTCAAGGCTTCGGCACGCCTGTCCACACGGCAGGACGCTTCGCCGTCGGACTCCTAG
- a CDS encoding mandelate racemase/muconate lactonizing enzyme family protein: MSTVDLIRHVKLSTARLPLAVPISDAKVFTGRQKPMTEVVFLFAEITSELGHSGIGFSYSKRAGGRAQYAHAKEVAEGLIGEDPNDIARIYTKLLWAGASVGRSGVATQALAAVDIALYDLKARRAGLPLAKFLGSYRDSVRTYNTSGGFLNATLDEVKARATQSIEEGIGGIKIKVGLPDSAEDLRRVAGIREHIGWDVPLMVDANQQWDRATALRMGRRLEEFNLIWIEEPLDAYDFEGHAHLAQVLDTPIATGEMLASVAEHKGLIAADGCDIIQPDAPRVGGITQFLRLAALADERGLGLAPHFAMEIHLHLAAAYPREPWVEHFDWLDPLFNERLETKDGRMIVPDRPGLGVTLSGQARAWTTESVEFGA, from the coding sequence ATGAGCACTGTCGACCTGATCCGGCACGTGAAGCTGTCCACCGCCCGACTCCCCCTTGCCGTTCCCATCAGTGACGCCAAGGTCTTCACCGGCCGGCAGAAGCCCATGACCGAGGTAGTCTTCCTGTTCGCCGAGATCACCAGCGAACTGGGCCATTCAGGGATTGGCTTCAGCTATTCCAAGCGGGCCGGCGGACGGGCCCAGTATGCGCACGCCAAGGAAGTTGCCGAAGGCCTCATCGGGGAAGACCCGAATGACATCGCCAGGATCTACACCAAGCTGCTTTGGGCAGGCGCATCCGTGGGACGCTCAGGCGTCGCCACCCAGGCCCTCGCCGCCGTCGACATCGCTTTGTACGATCTCAAAGCGAGGCGCGCCGGCCTGCCGCTGGCAAAGTTCCTCGGCTCCTACCGGGACTCCGTGCGGACCTACAACACCTCGGGCGGTTTCCTGAACGCCACCCTGGACGAGGTCAAAGCACGCGCCACGCAGTCCATCGAGGAAGGCATCGGCGGCATCAAAATCAAGGTGGGCCTGCCCGATTCTGCCGAGGACCTCCGCCGCGTGGCCGGCATCCGGGAACACATCGGCTGGGATGTCCCGCTGATGGTGGACGCCAACCAGCAGTGGGACCGCGCCACGGCCCTGCGCATGGGCCGCAGGCTCGAGGAGTTCAACCTCATCTGGATCGAGGAGCCCCTGGACGCCTACGACTTTGAGGGCCATGCCCACCTGGCACAGGTGCTGGACACTCCCATCGCCACCGGCGAGATGCTCGCGTCCGTGGCCGAACACAAGGGCCTCATTGCCGCCGACGGCTGTGACATCATCCAGCCGGATGCCCCCCGCGTCGGCGGCATCACCCAGTTCCTCCGCCTTGCTGCCCTGGCGGATGAGCGCGGCCTGGGGCTGGCCCCGCACTTCGCCATGGAAATCCATTTGCACCTTGCTGCTGCCTATCCGCGCGAGCCGTGGGTGGAGCACTTCGACTGGTTGGATCCGCTGTTCAACGAGCGCCTCGAAACCAAGGACGGGCGCATGATCGTCCCGGACCGCCCCGGCCTCGGCGTCACCCTCAGCGGGCAGGCCCGTGCCTGGACCACTGAGAGCGTGGAATTCGGCGCCTAA
- a CDS encoding MFS transporter, which translates to MRTGQDHPAGPHAQRGVASTAPAAATPLLTSSAALCWGLQFALLNPVLALLLVGLYDAGPADVGWVLGVYNASGFVAALGIPSWADRRKDYLRPLLVCGTLTLALAGTLAITTALPVAVVALVVLGGPAGVGVSLLFADMKHAKAAPSEVINTRAIVSFAWVAGPPLATFIMAALGNRAILPVLAVIAFLNMATTAGMIAKRRAAKSMDPDPDPTLHATGQPVSRTAVVLIVSGFVALQATNSAAVSVMSLFVTERLGLPLIWSGVALGISALLEIPALLIIGRLSRRSSSQAILATGCVAGVAYYAAMTVLTGPVLLIAVQPLNAWFFGTVAGIGLTLFQDLIPGPGLASGLFTNTRRIGAIVSGVIIAAGPGLGLGYQGVFGICAVAAFAALILIGLSRGTAPKA; encoded by the coding sequence GTGCGGACAGGACAAGACCACCCGGCCGGGCCCCATGCGCAGCGGGGCGTGGCATCCACTGCGCCTGCCGCCGCCACTCCGCTGCTGACGTCGTCCGCCGCGCTGTGCTGGGGCCTGCAATTCGCTCTGCTGAACCCCGTCCTCGCACTGTTGCTCGTCGGTTTGTACGACGCCGGCCCGGCCGATGTCGGATGGGTCCTCGGCGTGTACAACGCCAGTGGGTTCGTCGCGGCGCTGGGCATACCGTCGTGGGCCGACAGGAGGAAGGACTACCTCCGGCCCCTCCTGGTGTGTGGAACCCTTACCCTGGCCCTCGCCGGTACCCTCGCCATAACCACAGCCCTCCCCGTTGCGGTGGTGGCCCTCGTCGTCCTCGGCGGTCCCGCGGGCGTCGGAGTGTCCCTCCTGTTCGCCGATATGAAGCATGCCAAGGCTGCCCCTTCCGAGGTGATCAACACGCGCGCCATCGTGTCCTTCGCCTGGGTAGCGGGGCCGCCGCTGGCCACGTTCATCATGGCCGCCCTGGGAAACCGTGCGATCCTTCCGGTGCTGGCCGTCATCGCCTTCCTCAACATGGCCACCACCGCGGGCATGATCGCCAAGCGACGCGCAGCAAAGAGTATGGATCCGGACCCGGATCCGACGCTCCACGCCACCGGGCAACCGGTCAGCCGCACGGCCGTTGTCCTCATTGTCAGCGGTTTCGTGGCACTGCAGGCGACCAACAGTGCTGCGGTATCGGTCATGAGCCTCTTCGTCACCGAACGCCTCGGGCTCCCGCTGATATGGTCAGGCGTCGCGCTGGGAATCTCCGCCCTGCTGGAGATTCCTGCACTGCTGATTATCGGAAGGCTGAGCCGCCGGTCCTCAAGCCAGGCAATCCTCGCGACCGGCTGCGTTGCCGGCGTGGCCTATTACGCTGCCATGACCGTATTGACGGGACCCGTGCTGCTGATCGCCGTCCAACCGCTCAACGCTTGGTTCTTTGGAACCGTTGCAGGCATTGGACTGACCTTGTTCCAGGACCTTATCCCTGGGCCCGGGCTCGCGTCCGGTTTGTTCACCAACACCAGGCGCATCGGAGCGATTGTCTCCGGTGTGATCATCGCGGCCGGCCCGGGCCTCGGCCTTGGATACCAGGGCGTGTTCGGCATCTGCGCCGTCGCGGCTTTCGCGGCGCTCATCCTCATTGGACTGTCGCGTGGGACGGCTCCGAAGGCCTGA